A section of the Metabacillus endolithicus genome encodes:
- the era gene encoding GTPase Era, whose amino-acid sequence MNHNQSFKSGFVSIIGRPNVGKSTFINRVIGQKIAIMSDKPQTTRNKIQGVYTTNHSQTIFIDTPGIHKPKHKLGDFMMKVAQNTLKEVDLILFMINAEEGYGRGDEFIIEKLKQTNTPVFLIINKIDQIHPDQLLPLIEQYKELYPFKEIVPISALQGNNIDTLLQQIEAVLPEGPQYYPEDQVTDHPERFIITELIREKVLHLTREEIPHSIAVVMDTLERRENNAAIYVGATIIVERDSQKGIVIGKRGSMLKEVGQRARVDIEALLGSKVFLELWVKVQKDWRNKSSQLRDYGFREDEY is encoded by the coding sequence ATGAATCATAATCAATCTTTCAAATCAGGATTTGTATCAATAATAGGAAGACCAAACGTAGGAAAATCTACTTTTATCAACAGGGTGATTGGTCAGAAAATTGCTATTATGAGTGATAAGCCGCAAACAACTCGTAACAAAATTCAAGGGGTTTATACAACGAATCATTCTCAAACAATTTTTATTGACACCCCAGGAATTCATAAGCCAAAACATAAGCTTGGCGATTTTATGATGAAAGTAGCACAAAACACGTTAAAAGAGGTTGATTTAATTTTATTTATGATTAATGCAGAAGAAGGGTATGGACGTGGTGATGAATTCATCATTGAGAAGTTAAAGCAAACAAACACACCTGTTTTTCTAATTATTAACAAAATAGATCAAATCCACCCTGATCAACTGCTGCCTCTCATTGAACAATATAAAGAGTTATATCCTTTTAAAGAAATTGTTCCCATTTCAGCACTGCAGGGAAACAATATTGATACGTTACTGCAACAGATCGAGGCTGTCCTACCGGAAGGGCCGCAATACTACCCGGAAGATCAAGTGACAGATCACCCGGAACGATTTATTATTACAGAGCTAATTCGAGAAAAGGTTTTACATTTAACAAGGGAAGAAATTCCACATTCTATTGCAGTAGTAATGGATACACTTGAGCGCCGTGAAAACAATGCTGCAATATATGTTGGTGCAACGATAATTGTCGAGCGTGATTCGCAAAAAGGTATTGTAATTGGTAAACGTGGGAGCATGCTAAAAGAAGTTGGTCAAAGAGCACGAGTCGATATTGAAGCATTGTTAGGATCTAAAGTGTTTTTAGAGCTTTGGGTAAAAGTGCAAAAAGATTGGCGAAACAAATCTTCACAGCTTCGTGATTATGGATTTAGAGAAGATGAATACTAA
- the recO gene encoding DNA repair protein RecO, translated as MLQKCEGIVIRSTDYGETNKIITLYTRELGKVGVMARGAKKPNSRLTSITQLFTYGTFLFQKSSGLGGLQQGETILSFRSIREDIFLTAYASYLAELLDKSTDNLDRNPFLFELLKQTLQYLDEDVDPDILIHIFEMKMLPVLGLQPQLNACANCGQKDGTFHFSIREGGFLCHRCFENDPYRLQISPMTVKLLRLFYYFDLNRLGNISVKQETKNELKMVINSYYQEYTGLTIKSKRFLDQMDSLKGKL; from the coding sequence TTGCTTCAAAAATGTGAAGGAATTGTTATACGATCTACCGATTACGGTGAAACAAACAAAATAATAACATTATATACAAGAGAACTTGGAAAAGTTGGGGTTATGGCAAGGGGCGCTAAGAAACCTAATAGTCGTCTTACGTCAATTACCCAACTTTTTACGTATGGGACGTTTTTGTTTCAAAAGTCCAGTGGGTTAGGTGGTTTGCAGCAGGGAGAAACAATTTTGTCATTTAGAAGTATTCGAGAAGATATTTTTTTAACAGCATATGCTTCATACCTAGCTGAGTTACTAGACAAAAGTACTGATAATCTAGACAGAAACCCTTTTTTGTTTGAATTATTAAAACAAACCCTTCAATATCTAGATGAAGATGTAGACCCGGATATTCTGATTCATATTTTTGAAATGAAGATGTTACCAGTGTTAGGGTTGCAGCCGCAGCTTAATGCTTGTGCTAATTGTGGTCAAAAAGATGGAACATTTCATTTTTCCATACGTGAGGGAGGTTTTCTATGTCATCGATGTTTTGAAAATGATCCTTATCGATTACAGATATCACCGATGACAGTAAAGCTCCTCCGTCTTTTTTATTATTTTGATTTAAACCGATTAGGAAATATTTCTGTTAAACAGGAGACGAAGAATGAATTAAAAATGGTCATCAACTCCTATTATCAGGAATATACAGGTCTAACAATTAAATCAAAGCGTTTTTTAGATCAAATGGATTCTTTAAAGGGAAAGTTATAG
- the mtaB gene encoding tRNA (N(6)-L-threonylcarbamoyladenosine(37)-C(2))-methylthiotransferase MtaB codes for MPTVAFHTLGCKVNHYETEAIWQLFKEAGYERTDYERVADVYVINTCTVTNTGDKKSRQVIRRAIRKNPDGVICVTGCYAQTSPAEIMAIPGVDIVVGTQDRVKMLEYIEQYKEERKPINGVRNIMKTRVYEELDVPSFTDRTRASLKIQEGCNNFCTFCIIPWARGLMRSRDPKEVVAQAQQLVDAGYKEIVLTGIHTGGYGEDLKDYNLAMLLRDLDEQVEGLKRIRISSIEASQISDEVIEVLQNSDKVVRHLHIPIQSGSDTVLKRMRRKYTMEFFAERIERLKEALPGLAITSDVIVGFPGETAEEFMETYNFIKKHKFSELHVFPYSKRTGTPAARMEDQVDEDVKNERVHRLIELSDQLAKEYASQFENEVLEVIPEERYKEETNENLYVGYTDNYLKVVFPANEEMVGKIVKVKITKAGYPYNEGQFVRVMEETVKVDEEVRLTS; via the coding sequence ATGCCTACAGTTGCATTTCATACATTAGGTTGTAAAGTAAATCATTACGAAACAGAAGCGATATGGCAGCTCTTTAAAGAAGCTGGCTATGAACGTACTGACTATGAACGTGTTGCGGACGTATATGTTATTAATACATGTACAGTTACCAACACTGGTGATAAAAAAAGTCGTCAAGTTATTCGTCGTGCCATTCGTAAAAATCCGGATGGTGTTATTTGTGTAACAGGATGTTATGCCCAAACTTCTCCAGCAGAAATCATGGCAATTCCAGGTGTTGATATTGTGGTTGGAACTCAAGACCGTGTAAAAATGCTAGAGTATATTGAGCAATACAAGGAAGAAAGAAAGCCAATTAACGGCGTTAGAAACATTATGAAAACACGTGTTTATGAAGAACTTGATGTTCCTTCCTTCACAGACCGTACAAGAGCTTCATTAAAAATACAAGAAGGCTGCAATAATTTCTGTACTTTTTGTATTATTCCTTGGGCTCGTGGTTTAATGCGTTCACGTGACCCTAAAGAGGTAGTTGCACAAGCTCAACAGCTCGTAGATGCGGGTTATAAAGAAATTGTCTTAACAGGTATTCACACAGGTGGATATGGCGAAGACTTAAAGGACTATAACTTAGCTATGCTTTTAAGAGACTTAGATGAGCAAGTGGAAGGCCTTAAACGTATCCGTATTTCTTCGATTGAAGCAAGTCAGATTTCTGACGAAGTCATCGAAGTACTTCAAAACTCTGATAAAGTGGTTCGTCATCTGCACATTCCAATTCAGTCAGGCTCTGATACTGTATTAAAACGTATGCGTAGAAAATATACGATGGAGTTCTTTGCTGAGCGCATTGAGCGTCTAAAAGAAGCATTACCTGGCTTAGCGATTACATCTGACGTTATCGTTGGTTTCCCAGGCGAAACGGCAGAAGAGTTTATGGAAACTTATAATTTTATCAAAAAACATAAGTTTTCTGAGCTACATGTGTTCCCTTATTCTAAACGTACAGGTACACCTGCTGCACGTATGGAAGATCAAGTGGATGAGGACGTTAAAAACGAACGTGTTCACCGTCTAATCGAGCTTTCAGATCAATTAGCTAAAGAATATGCTTCACAATTTGAAAATGAAGTATTAGAAGTGATTCCAGAAGAAAGATACAAAGAAGAAACGAACGAAAACTTATATGTTGGATATACAGACAATTATCTAAAAGTTGTATTCCCAGCAAATGAGGAAATGGTCGGAAAAATCGTCAAGGTCAAAATCACAAAAGCCGGCTACCCATACAATGAGGGTCAGTTTGTAAGAGTGATGGAAGAGACTGTTAAGGTAGACGAAGAAGTTCGTTTAACTTCATGA
- a CDS encoding GatB/YqeY domain-containing protein — protein sequence MSLLDHLNQDMKQAMKNKEKEKLVVIRMVKAALQNEAIKLGNNELSAEEELTVLSRELKQRKDSLQEFKNADRLDLVEKTQAEIDVLVNYMPEQLSEEEVAEIVKQTISEVNATSKADMGKVMGALMPKVKGKADGSLVNKLVQQQLS from the coding sequence ATGAGTCTTCTTGATCATTTGAATCAAGATATGAAACAAGCGATGAAAAACAAGGAAAAAGAAAAATTAGTTGTCATTCGTATGGTCAAAGCTGCTTTACAAAATGAAGCGATAAAGCTTGGCAATAATGAATTGTCTGCTGAAGAAGAATTGACGGTTCTTTCTCGCGAATTAAAACAACGTAAAGACTCCCTCCAGGAATTCAAAAATGCTGATCGTTTGGACTTAGTTGAAAAAACACAAGCAGAGATTGATGTACTGGTCAATTATATGCCTGAGCAGCTTTCCGAAGAAGAAGTTGCAGAAATTGTTAAGCAAACAATTTCTGAGGTAAATGCTACTTCTAAAGCCGATATGGGGAAAGTCATGGGAGCACTTATGCCCAAAGTAAAAGGTAAAGCAGACGGAAGTCTTGTTAACAAGCTTGTGCAACAACAACTATCATAA
- the floA gene encoding flotillin-like protein FloA (flotillin-like protein involved in membrane lipid rafts): protein MDASAILLIGLIILGLIVLGVFFTFVPIALWISALAAGVRISIFTLIGMRLRRVIPSRVVNPLIKAHKAGLDVTTNQLESHYLAGGNVDRVVNALIAAERANIELTFERCAAIDLAGRDVLEAVQMSVNPKVIETPFIAGVAMDGIEVKAKARITVRANIERLVGGAGEDTIIARVGEGIVSTIGSSDNHKKVLENPDLISQTVLGKGLDSGTAFEILSIDIADVDIGKNIGAELQTEQAEADKKIAQAKAEERRAMAVAQEQEMLARVQEMKAKVVEAEAKVPLAMSEALRSGNIGVMDYMNIKNISADTDMRDSIGKTNKDHNDSDQY, encoded by the coding sequence ATGGATGCTTCTGCAATCTTATTAATTGGACTTATCATATTGGGGCTAATCGTTTTAGGTGTTTTCTTTACATTTGTACCGATTGCCCTATGGATTTCTGCCTTAGCAGCTGGTGTAAGGATAAGTATTTTTACGCTAATCGGAATGAGGTTACGTCGTGTCATTCCTAGTAGAGTTGTCAACCCATTGATCAAAGCACATAAAGCAGGTCTTGATGTGACAACTAACCAACTAGAAAGCCACTATTTAGCAGGTGGTAATGTTGACCGAGTTGTTAATGCTTTAATTGCCGCAGAACGTGCAAACATCGAATTAACTTTTGAACGCTGTGCTGCAATCGATCTAGCCGGTCGTGATGTACTAGAAGCTGTACAAATGAGTGTAAACCCAAAAGTTATTGAAACACCGTTTATTGCTGGTGTTGCGATGGATGGTATTGAAGTAAAAGCTAAAGCTAGAATCACTGTTAGAGCAAATATTGAACGACTTGTCGGTGGTGCTGGTGAAGACACGATTATCGCCCGTGTTGGTGAAGGTATTGTAAGTACAATTGGTTCATCAGATAATCACAAGAAAGTACTTGAAAACCCTGATTTGATTTCTCAAACTGTTTTAGGAAAAGGACTTGACTCAGGTACAGCCTTTGAAATCCTCTCGATTGATATCGCGGATGTTGATATCGGTAAAAACATTGGTGCAGAATTACAAACAGAGCAAGCAGAAGCAGATAAAAAGATTGCTCAGGCAAAGGCAGAAGAGCGAAGAGCAATGGCTGTTGCACAAGAACAAGAAATGCTTGCACGTGTTCAGGAAATGAAAGCTAAGGTTGTGGAAGCAGAAGCGAAAGTTCCGCTAGCTATGTCTGAGGCTCTTCGTTCAGGTAATATTGGTGTTATGGATTATATGAATATTAAAAATATATCCGCAGATACAGACATGAGAGATTCAATTGGAAAAACAAATAAAGATCATAATGATTCAGATCAATACTAA
- a CDS encoding YqzL family protein has product MLDFTWKVFSQTGSIDTYLLFKELEKENDEGPDSQDDELAELDFPIS; this is encoded by the coding sequence ATGTTGGATTTTACCTGGAAGGTTTTTTCGCAAACAGGTAGTATTGATACGTATCTTCTTTTTAAAGAGTTAGAAAAGGAGAATGATGAAGGACCCGATTCTCAAGATGATGAACTAGCTGAACTAGATTTTCCAATTTCCTGA
- the yqfD gene encoding sporulation protein YqfD, which yields MKNQWTSYLFGVVKVSISGRGTERFLNDCIRNNIVVWNVKRYESESLSFFIRLQDVHALRAVVKKNECKCRFEKRLGFPFFVKKSWRNNGFVLGLLAFLLVIFVLSNMIWGIKVEGASPETEHLIKKELSSIGVKTGKFQFLVENPDDIQKTLTDNIQQITWVGVELTGTTYHLKVVEKNQPEEEELVSPRHIVAQKEAVIKKMFVEQGQPLTTLNEHVSKGQVLVSGLIGKEDEQKKVAAKAEIFGETWYKSSITIPLKTTFDVLTGEAKVKHYLQLGSFRIPIWGFGASKFESFEVEDDVYHVKFLKFTLPIAYVNETYREKEQIKREYSIEQAKEAALDRGRKDIEDKLDEEEKVIGEKVLHQSNENGKVKLTVLYQAIENIVKTTPIVQGD from the coding sequence ATGAAGAATCAATGGACGAGTTATTTGTTTGGTGTAGTTAAAGTGAGTATTAGTGGAAGAGGTACAGAGCGGTTTTTAAACGATTGTATCCGAAACAATATTGTGGTGTGGAATGTTAAACGATATGAGTCAGAAAGTTTAAGTTTTTTTATACGCCTTCAAGATGTACATGCTTTACGAGCTGTTGTAAAGAAAAATGAATGTAAATGTAGGTTTGAAAAGAGGCTAGGCTTTCCTTTTTTCGTTAAAAAGTCATGGAGAAATAATGGTTTCGTTTTAGGATTACTTGCATTTTTACTGGTCATTTTTGTTTTATCCAATATGATTTGGGGAATAAAGGTCGAAGGTGCGTCACCTGAAACAGAACACTTAATAAAAAAAGAATTATCTAGTATCGGAGTAAAAACCGGAAAGTTCCAATTCTTGGTTGAAAATCCAGATGATATTCAAAAGACTTTAACAGATAATATACAACAAATCACATGGGTTGGAGTAGAGTTAACAGGTACAACCTATCATCTAAAAGTTGTAGAAAAAAATCAGCCTGAGGAAGAAGAGTTAGTAAGTCCAAGACATATTGTGGCACAGAAGGAAGCTGTTATTAAAAAGATGTTCGTTGAACAAGGTCAACCGCTAACAACCTTAAATGAACATGTTTCAAAGGGACAGGTATTGGTATCCGGTTTGATTGGTAAAGAAGATGAACAGAAGAAAGTTGCTGCTAAGGCTGAGATATTCGGGGAAACTTGGTATAAATCTTCAATAACAATTCCATTAAAAACGACTTTTGATGTGTTAACTGGGGAAGCTAAAGTTAAACATTATCTTCAATTGGGTTCCTTTAGAATACCAATATGGGGATTTGGAGCTAGTAAATTTGAATCTTTTGAAGTTGAAGATGATGTTTATCATGTTAAATTTTTAAAGTTTACACTTCCTATTGCCTATGTGAATGAAACATATCGTGAAAAGGAACAGATAAAAAGAGAATATAGTATTGAACAAGCAAAAGAAGCTGCATTAGATAGAGGACGTAAAGATATTGAAGACAAATTAGATGAAGAAGAAAAGGTCATAGGTGAAAAAGTTTTGCACCAATCGAATGAGAATGGTAAAGTTAAGTTGACTGTTCTTTATCAAGCGATAGAAAATATTGTAAAAACCACACCAATTGTTCAGGGAGATTAA
- the yqfC gene encoding sporulation protein YqfC, with protein MAKKWRQQLTRWITNNIELPPDVMMDLPRITMVGQLHIYIENHRGLLTFTDTELRLLLKQGQLLIKGEAFVIKTILPEEILLEGKINQVLYLDES; from the coding sequence ATGGCAAAAAAATGGCGCCAGCAATTAACGAGATGGATAACAAATAACATTGAACTCCCGCCGGATGTCATGATGGATCTTCCTAGAATTACGATGGTTGGACAGCTACATATTTACATAGAGAATCATCGAGGACTCCTTACATTTACTGATACTGAGCTCCGCCTATTACTAAAGCAGGGTCAGCTTTTAATTAAAGGTGAAGCCTTTGTCATAAAAACTATTCTTCCGGAAGAAATTTTATTAGAAGGTAAAATAAACCAAGTTTTATACCTTGATGAGTCTTAA
- the rpsU gene encoding 30S ribosomal protein S21, whose product MSKTVVRKNESLEDALRRFKRTVSKSGTIQEARKREFYEKPSVKRKKKSEAARKRKF is encoded by the coding sequence ATGTCAAAAACGGTCGTTCGTAAAAACGAGTCGCTTGAAGATGCTCTTCGTCGTTTCAAACGTACTGTATCAAAAAGTGGTACAATACAAGAAGCAAGAAAGCGCGAATTCTATGAAAAGCCTAGCGTAAAGCGTAAGAAAAAGTCTGAAGCAGCTAGAAAGCGCAAATTCTAA
- a CDS encoding diacylglycerol kinase, whose translation MDLKDPKLSEWKRFFKSFIYAWSGITQTFKSERNFQIHVSISFIMLIVGMILGFTTFEWVLLLFLLGGMLSLELINTALEHVVDLITPDYHPLAKAAKDAAAGAVLVYAFLSVIIGVIIIWSHLKLFL comes from the coding sequence ATGGACTTAAAAGATCCGAAACTATCTGAATGGAAGCGTTTTTTTAAAAGCTTTATATATGCCTGGTCCGGTATTACTCAAACCTTTAAATCCGAGAGGAATTTTCAAATCCATGTTTCGATCTCCTTCATCATGCTGATAGTGGGAATGATTCTTGGGTTTACAACATTTGAATGGGTCCTTCTCTTGTTTTTGCTCGGTGGTATGCTTTCGTTAGAATTGATCAATACCGCTTTAGAGCATGTAGTTGATTTAATTACACCAGATTATCACCCGCTTGCAAAAGCAGCAAAAGATGCTGCGGCTGGAGCGGTTTTGGTATATGCGTTTCTTTCGGTTATAATTGGTGTAATTATTATTTGGAGTCATCTTAAATTATTTTTATAG
- the prmA gene encoding 50S ribosomal protein L11 methyltransferase: MKWSELSIHTTQEAVEPISNILHEAGASGVVIEDLADLMKERSTSLGEIYQLDPTDYPEEGVVVKAYLPVNSFLGETVEGIKAGINNLLVYDIDLGRNHITISEVNEEEWATAWKKYYHPVKISEKFTIVPTWEIYEPVSSDELIIELDPGMAFGTGTHPTTVLCIQALERTVQKDDTVIDVGTGSGVLSIAAGLLGAKSIDAYDLDQVAVDSARLNCKINKVQNIVNVSQKNLLDGVEGPVDLIVSNILAEIIVRFIDKAYEVLKQDGTFITSGIIQNKKNEVKEALQNAGFVIEETMVMEDWVAFIAKKK, translated from the coding sequence ATGAAATGGTCTGAATTAAGCATCCATACAACACAAGAAGCGGTGGAACCCATTTCGAATATTTTACATGAAGCTGGAGCAAGTGGTGTGGTCATTGAGGATTTAGCTGACTTAATGAAGGAACGGAGTACATCCCTCGGCGAAATCTACCAACTAGATCCAACCGATTATCCAGAAGAAGGTGTTGTTGTAAAGGCTTATCTGCCTGTTAATAGTTTTCTTGGTGAAACAGTTGAGGGCATAAAAGCTGGTATCAACAATCTACTGGTATATGATATCGATCTCGGAAGAAATCATATTACAATAAGCGAAGTAAATGAAGAAGAATGGGCAACAGCTTGGAAAAAATATTATCACCCTGTTAAAATTTCTGAAAAGTTTACGATTGTTCCAACTTGGGAGATCTATGAACCTGTAAGTTCAGACGAATTAATCATAGAACTTGATCCAGGGATGGCTTTTGGAACAGGAACACATCCTACTACTGTATTATGTATACAAGCTTTAGAACGTACTGTTCAAAAGGACGATACGGTAATTGATGTAGGAACAGGATCAGGTGTTTTAAGTATTGCTGCAGGTTTACTCGGTGCAAAAAGTATTGATGCATACGATTTAGATCAAGTGGCAGTTGATAGTGCCCGTTTAAATTGTAAGATTAACAAAGTACAAAACATTGTCAATGTATCCCAAAAAAATCTTTTGGACGGTGTTGAAGGCCCGGTTGATTTAATTGTATCTAACATTCTTGCGGAAATTATCGTTCGCTTTATTGATAAAGCATATGAAGTATTGAAACAAGACGGAACTTTTATTACATCAGGTATTATTCAAAATAAGAAAAATGAAGTAAAAGAAGCTCTGCAAAATGCGGGTTTTGTTATTGAAGAAACAATGGTGATGGAAGATTGGGTTGCGTTTATCGCGAAAAAGAAATAA
- a CDS encoding 16S rRNA (uracil(1498)-N(3))-methyltransferase, whose amino-acid sequence MQRYFIEAAKKNIEGDIFITGDDVHHISRVLRMQPGNKVVCCTKDGFEALCEIVEITNDQVSCSVLEWMTVNHELPVSISIASGLPKGDKLEWIIQKGTELGASSFIPFNAARSIVKLETKKVGKKLERWSKIAKEASEQSYRNTIPTISEPCDFHELISLAKDFDVKIVAYEESAKQGEKKNLAKAFEELQVGGSLLAVFGPEGGLTEKEVSKLEEAGFIICSFGPRILRTETAPLYLLSAVSYNFELSR is encoded by the coding sequence TTGCAACGATATTTTATAGAAGCAGCGAAAAAAAATATTGAGGGAGATATCTTTATTACAGGTGACGATGTTCACCATATTTCACGTGTTTTGCGTATGCAACCGGGTAATAAGGTTGTCTGCTGTACAAAGGATGGCTTTGAAGCACTTTGTGAAATTGTTGAAATTACCAATGACCAAGTGAGTTGTTCTGTATTAGAATGGATGACAGTGAATCATGAATTACCAGTTTCTATTTCCATTGCGAGCGGGTTGCCTAAAGGGGATAAGCTTGAATGGATTATTCAAAAGGGCACCGAATTAGGTGCTTCTTCATTTATCCCTTTTAATGCTGCTCGTTCAATTGTAAAGCTTGAGACTAAGAAGGTCGGCAAAAAGCTGGAGCGTTGGTCCAAAATCGCAAAGGAAGCATCAGAGCAATCATATCGTAATACAATCCCAACAATTAGTGAACCATGTGATTTTCACGAACTGATTTCTCTAGCAAAAGACTTCGATGTGAAGATTGTTGCTTATGAAGAGTCTGCTAAACAGGGAGAAAAGAAAAACCTGGCTAAAGCCTTTGAAGAACTTCAGGTTGGAGGATCCCTGCTTGCTGTGTTTGGTCCTGAAGGTGGATTAACAGAAAAAGAGGTTTCAAAACTCGAGGAAGCTGGTTTTATTATTTGCAGTTTTGGCCCAAGAATACTAAGAACTGAAACAGCGCCGTTGTATTTATTATCTGCTGTTTCTTATAATTTCGAACTATCGAGGTGA
- a CDS encoding cytidine deaminase, whose protein sequence is MSHSLRERKKDLVNIEQLIEEAKAAREMAYTPYSKFKVGAALLTKDGTVYKGCNIENAAYSMCNCAERTAIFKAYSEGDKEYTAIAVVADTVRPVPPCGACRQVIAELCPKDMKVVLTNLQGDVSELTVSELLPGAFSAEDLHES, encoded by the coding sequence ATTAGTCATTCTCTTAGAGAAAGGAAGAAAGATTTAGTGAACATTGAACAACTCATCGAAGAAGCGAAAGCAGCAAGGGAAATGGCTTATACTCCCTACTCAAAGTTTAAAGTAGGTGCAGCTTTATTAACAAAGGATGGAACAGTTTATAAAGGCTGTAATATTGAAAATGCTGCTTACAGCATGTGTAATTGTGCTGAGAGAACAGCAATATTCAAAGCATATTCAGAAGGTGACAAAGAATATACAGCTATAGCCGTTGTAGCAGATACTGTTAGACCTGTTCCACCTTGTGGTGCTTGTCGTCAAGTTATTGCTGAGCTTTGTCCAAAAGATATGAAGGTTGTATTAACGAACCTCCAAGGTGATGTTTCAGAACTTACAGTTAGTGAATTACTACCAGGAGCTTTTTCAGCGGAGGATTTACATGAATCATAA
- the deoC gene encoding deoxyribose-phosphate aldolase — translation MSKIAKMIDHTALKADTTKETVEKLCQEAIEFQFASVCVNPTWVETAAQLLKDSEVKVCTVIGFPLGANTPETKGFETKDAILKGATEVDMVINIGALKDKNDELVKRDIEAVVEAAKGKALTKVIIETSLLTEEEKVRACELAVKAGADFVKTSTGFSTGGATVEDIALMRKTVGPDIGVKASGGVRDTEGAEALIAAGATRIGASSGVAIVKGEVSTSDY, via the coding sequence ATGTCTAAAATTGCAAAAATGATAGATCATACAGCTTTAAAAGCGGATACAACAAAAGAAACAGTAGAAAAGCTATGTCAGGAAGCAATTGAATTTCAATTTGCATCTGTTTGTGTAAATCCAACTTGGGTTGAAACAGCTGCCCAGCTTTTGAAAGATTCAGAAGTAAAAGTTTGTACTGTTATAGGTTTCCCGCTAGGTGCGAACACTCCTGAGACAAAAGGATTTGAAACGAAGGATGCTATCTTAAAGGGTGCAACAGAAGTTGATATGGTTATTAATATCGGTGCTTTAAAAGATAAAAATGATGAGCTTGTTAAGCGTGATATTGAAGCGGTTGTGGAAGCGGCAAAAGGAAAGGCTCTAACAAAGGTTATTATAGAGACTAGTCTTTTAACTGAAGAAGAAAAGGTGAGAGCTTGTGAACTTGCAGTTAAAGCAGGAGCTGACTTTGTAAAAACATCAACAGGCTTCTCTACTGGCGGAGCTACTGTTGAAGATATTGCATTAATGAGAAAAACAGTAGGTCCTGATATTGGAGTAAAAGCATCAGGCGGGGTTAGAGACACTGAAGGTGCAGAGGCATTAATTGCTGCAGGAGCTACTCGTATTGGAGCAAGTTCCGGTGTTGCAATCGTTAAAGGTGAAGTATCTACATCTGATTATTAA
- the ybeY gene encoding rRNA maturation RNase YbeY produces MRLSIDSHDETNELTEKEIHTVEELLQFAAEQEGITEGAEISVTFVTNERIQEVNREYRDKDQPTDVISFALEEMGEGEVEIVGIDQPRMLGDIIISIPRAKEQAQDYGHSFMRELGFLAVHGFLHLLGYDHMTEADEKEMFTKQKDILNQYGLKRSETI; encoded by the coding sequence ATGAGATTATCTATCGATAGTCATGATGAAACAAATGAATTAACTGAAAAGGAAATACATACAGTTGAAGAACTCTTGCAGTTTGCTGCTGAACAAGAAGGGATAACAGAAGGTGCTGAGATCTCAGTCACATTCGTTACAAATGAACGTATACAAGAAGTAAACCGGGAATATCGAGACAAAGATCAACCTACAGATGTTATTTCATTTGCTTTAGAAGAGATGGGAGAAGGCGAGGTTGAAATTGTTGGCATAGATCAACCTAGAATGCTTGGAGATATCATTATATCGATTCCCCGTGCCAAAGAACAGGCTCAGGATTATGGTCATTCATTTATGAGGGAGCTGGGGTTTTTAGCCGTACATGGTTTTCTTCATCTTTTAGGTTATGATCATATGACAGAAGCTGATGAAAAAGAGATGTTTACTAAACAAAAGGATATTTTAAATCAATATGGACTTAAAAGATCCGAAACTATCTGA